In Papaver somniferum cultivar HN1 chromosome 1, ASM357369v1, whole genome shotgun sequence, a genomic segment contains:
- the LOC113356472 gene encoding uncharacterized protein LOC113356472 — protein sequence MVDSHQLRLIEWDPGFDADKQPTSRATVWVKFPGLPMEFWVEKYLLAMGKSLGTPIVADTRTLNHEHGHFAYFLINIDFARHETDDIHVIAGGRNFLQVRNNGSTNAGKKTSNVVETSDWHEVRHKKNGDKNTTTETFPPFVSSSENLVNKVFTQCKAQIEQGEVSAEECIALKLAKKMEDDLAKLQKAREDMERAKHTYKAFSLRNLTSSGVILSPNKYSVLQKEAILHESKEDTKSIIHNLDSIREGEFENYTDSEVVFSDSNLGLQVKSGFENMDREAPPKVSASSSIQLTKEEHEIFCTITKFDTQQKYLKDLSFRKEYVKETQDQSKRMKTTKKKAKGGGNT from the exons ATGGTGGATAGTCATCAGCTTCGACTCATTGAATGGGATCCTGGATTTGATGCAGACAAGCAACCAACTTCCCGTGCAACTGTTTGGGTGAAATTCCCCGGCttgccaatggagttttgggttgagaaatatttgctaGCTATGGGTAAATCCCTGGGAACTCCAATTGTGGCGGATACAAGAACTCTTAATCATGAACATGGCCACTTTGCATATTTTCTTATTAATATAGATTTTGCTCGTCATGAAACTGATGATATTCATGTTATAGCTGGTGGAAGAAATTTCTTGCAG GTACGTAATAATGGTTCAACTAATGCTGGGAAAAAAACATCTAATGTTGTTGAGACAAGTGATTGGCATGAAGTTCGGCATAAAAAGAATGGAGATAAGAATACAACTACAGAAACCTTTCCCCCATTTGTATCAAGTTCGGAAAACCTTGTAAACAAGGTGTTTACGCAGTGCAAGGCTCAGATTGAACAAGGTGAAGTTAGTGCTGAGGAGTGTATTGCTTTGAAATTGGCAAAGAAAATGGAAGATGACTTAGCAAAATTGCAGAAGGCGCGTGAAGATATGGAAAGAGCTAAACATACATATAAAGCTTTTAGTTTAAGAAACCTAACTAGTTCTGGAGTGATTTTATCTCCGAATAAATATAGTGTGTTACAAAAGGAGGCGATTTTACATGAGTCCAAGGAAGACACGAAAAGCATAATCCATAACTTGGATTCTATACGTGAAGGGGAATTTGAAAACTACACGGATTCTGAAGTAGTTTTCTCGGACTCAAATTTGGGCTTGCAAGTGAAAAGTGGGTTTGAAAATATGGATAGGGAAGCTCCACCCAAGGTGAGTGCTAGTTCTTCTATTCAGTTAACGAAAGAAGAACATGAGAttttttgtacaattacaaaatttGATACTCAACAAAAGTATTTGAAGGATTTATCTTTTCGAAAGGAGTATGTCAAGGAAACACAAGATCaatcaaaaagaatgaagacTACAAAGAAGAAAGCTAAGGGAGGTGGAAACACTTAA